A window of Christiangramia forsetii KT0803 contains these coding sequences:
- a CDS encoding flavohemoglobin expression-modulating QEGLA motif protein, translating to MQEIPDLSENSIQQILTILEKEKEISCNLPGKGVLHIEKELPYLVIYRKKSNDKGTKRFVTNESSYLIIGTEDFAGYQNLLYKISDQLSAEMESYLLFEIYSGKHDSAKIKIKGPAQRLPSALDTLKEDFLKINKQFTGIYLDTEIIDTPNRQAEGELSLMEVEDAKSCGAVVVGLEIPPVYRTEENHLYPVFFRNFKDYLIRAIHRSFFEFIRVQTSGGVASFNALGRKYLKQIVFDIDKQLADIERSYQFLWLVSPANIYDIKKEFFDSKYQNVIDYHYRLLPVDPDVLKRKLYNLKIEDIDDPAMSFLFREKREELDMQITMLNERGTQNFKYDSIRLYKGVERSLCEEARNILNKVEEKTETQEDHLIDSKAFSSLARKEFDYYHEQDENFKCKVHIRKDVNIMMVSHGELYVPADYKMSRVEADALIQHEVGTHVLTYYNGSNQPLHQMSIGLADYDPLQEGLAVMSEFMVDGLTANRLRILAGRVIAGEALMEGGNFQEIFRLLKQTYNFSAERSFNITSRIMQGGGFMKDIIYLKGLVLLKEHLKNGGDYEPLLAGKYGIKHTGIIKELTDRKVLNPVQVKPSYLHSEKMYEKLELIRQGLSLPQMVCK from the coding sequence ATGCAGGAAATACCTGATTTATCTGAAAATTCCATTCAGCAAATTTTAACAATTCTTGAAAAAGAAAAGGAAATTAGTTGCAACTTACCCGGTAAAGGAGTTTTACATATCGAGAAGGAACTTCCATATCTGGTTATTTACCGGAAAAAAAGTAACGATAAAGGAACTAAAAGATTTGTCACCAACGAATCTTCTTACCTGATTATTGGGACCGAAGACTTCGCGGGATATCAAAATTTACTTTATAAAATTTCCGATCAATTATCGGCTGAGATGGAATCTTACCTCCTATTCGAGATCTATTCCGGAAAGCATGATTCAGCAAAAATTAAAATTAAAGGACCGGCTCAAAGGTTACCGTCTGCTTTAGATACCCTAAAAGAAGATTTCCTGAAAATAAATAAACAATTCACGGGCATCTATCTCGATACAGAAATTATAGACACTCCAAATAGACAGGCAGAAGGTGAACTATCTCTTATGGAAGTTGAAGATGCAAAAAGCTGTGGTGCGGTGGTTGTTGGACTTGAAATTCCCCCTGTTTATAGAACTGAGGAAAATCATCTATATCCAGTCTTTTTTAGAAATTTTAAGGATTATTTAATTAGAGCTATCCATCGTTCATTTTTTGAATTCATTAGAGTTCAAACATCTGGTGGAGTAGCTAGTTTTAATGCACTTGGAAGAAAGTACTTAAAGCAAATAGTTTTTGATATTGATAAGCAACTGGCAGATATAGAAAGATCTTATCAATTTCTTTGGCTCGTTTCGCCAGCAAATATCTACGATATTAAAAAGGAGTTTTTCGATAGTAAATATCAAAATGTCATAGATTACCATTACAGATTATTACCGGTAGATCCAGATGTGCTGAAGCGAAAACTTTATAACCTTAAAATTGAGGATATCGATGATCCCGCCATGTCTTTTCTGTTTAGAGAAAAACGTGAAGAGCTAGATATGCAGATCACCATGTTAAACGAGCGGGGTACCCAAAATTTTAAATATGATAGTATTCGTCTTTACAAAGGCGTTGAAAGAAGTCTTTGTGAAGAAGCTCGGAATATCCTGAACAAAGTTGAAGAAAAAACTGAAACCCAGGAAGACCATCTAATAGACTCTAAAGCTTTCAGTAGTCTGGCAAGAAAAGAGTTTGATTATTATCACGAACAAGACGAAAATTTTAAATGTAAAGTGCATATTAGGAAAGATGTGAATATCATGATGGTATCGCATGGTGAACTATATGTTCCTGCAGATTATAAAATGAGCCGGGTTGAGGCAGATGCGCTTATCCAACACGAGGTAGGAACACATGTTCTCACCTATTATAATGGTAGCAACCAACCTTTACATCAGATGAGTATTGGACTGGCAGATTACGATCCGCTTCAGGAAGGCCTTGCCGTAATGTCAGAATTTATGGTAGATGGACTTACTGCCAATAGATTAAGAATACTTGCCGGGCGTGTGATTGCTGGTGAAGCATTGATGGAAGGAGGAAACTTTCAGGAAATCTTTAGATTATTAAAACAAACCTATAATTTTTCTGCTGAAAGGTCTTTTAATATTACCTCACGAATAATGCAAGGAGGTGGGTTTATGAAAGATATTATCTATTTAAAAGGATTGGTATTACTTAAAGAACATTTGAAAAATGGAGGAGACTATGAACCTCTTCTAGCCGGAAAATATGGAATAAAACACACCGGTATTATAAAGGAGCTTACAGATAGAAAAGTTCTTAATCCTGTGCAGGTTAAACCTAGTTACCTGCACAGTGAAAAAATGTATGAAAAATTAGAATTAATCAGGCAAGGCCTTAGCCTGCCACAAATGGTATGTAAATGA
- a CDS encoding glutathione synthase — protein MKICFVLNDVATEKNGTSTALMSMAHQRGHEVYAMGVGDFTFHHDEPISINAVTVPKSFKSKSPQKFLEALHDKKNKPKKINSSKLDVVFIRNNPTEEEGRQWAEQAGIAFGRMVQQEEVLVLNDAYALSHAFIDKLYFEELPQEIKPDSIITRDKDQILDFWENQKNKKMVLKPLEGSGGQDVYLIDEHEKNVNQIITHLSTQGYVIAQEYLPAGKDGDVRVLLVNGKVMEKDGKKAIIRRVSGEGEFRSNFSVGATADSSDLTPAMQRIIDLTAPKLIRDGLFFVGLDIVDDKLIEINVLSPGGMERFKDIGLPSFTDYIIKAIERKVEFKEIYKGQLSNRTLATMD, from the coding sequence ATGAAAATATGTTTTGTATTGAATGACGTTGCAACAGAGAAAAATGGTACTTCTACTGCATTAATGTCTATGGCTCATCAAAGAGGCCACGAAGTTTATGCTATGGGAGTTGGAGATTTTACATTCCATCATGATGAACCTATAAGTATAAATGCGGTTACTGTCCCTAAAAGTTTTAAAAGTAAGTCTCCTCAAAAATTTCTGGAGGCACTACATGATAAAAAGAATAAGCCGAAGAAAATAAATTCATCAAAGCTTGATGTAGTATTTATTCGAAATAACCCTACAGAAGAAGAAGGGCGTCAATGGGCAGAACAGGCAGGAATAGCTTTTGGAAGGATGGTGCAGCAGGAAGAGGTTTTAGTGCTTAATGATGCTTATGCCCTATCGCATGCTTTTATAGATAAATTATACTTTGAAGAACTACCGCAGGAAATTAAACCTGACTCAATTATCACCAGGGATAAGGATCAAATTTTGGATTTCTGGGAGAACCAGAAAAACAAAAAAATGGTCCTAAAACCATTAGAAGGTTCAGGAGGACAGGATGTTTACCTTATTGATGAACATGAAAAGAATGTAAATCAAATTATTACACATTTAAGTACTCAGGGTTATGTGATTGCACAGGAATACCTTCCGGCAGGGAAAGATGGAGATGTTCGTGTTCTGCTAGTGAACGGAAAGGTGATGGAAAAAGACGGCAAAAAGGCAATTATTAGAAGAGTTAGTGGTGAAGGAGAGTTTAGAAGTAACTTTTCTGTAGGTGCTACCGCTGATAGTAGCGACTTAACACCTGCAATGCAGCGTATTATTGATCTAACTGCACCGAAATTAATTCGTGACGGATTATTTTTCGTGGGTCTTGATATCGTAGATGATAAACTTATTGAAATTAATGTTTTAAGTCCTGGTGGAATGGAACGTTTTAAAGATATCGGTCTTCCATCATTTACAGACTATATCATCAAAGCTATAGAGCGAAAAGTAGAATTTAAAGAAATTTATAAAGGTCAGCTAAGCAATAGAACCTTAGCCACTATGGACTAA
- a CDS encoding succinylglutamate desuccinylase/aspartoacylase domain-containing protein has product MSEELNKNVPRIIGKYSSEKKGPLLFVTAGIHGNEPSGVKALMNVFEELKKTKPQISGTIVGVSGNQQALNENKRYIDEDLNRTWTEENVEKNQPDSHEEREMFEIIEVLKEQSKGDFTKRYFLDCHTTSSASLPYVSVQEVNDNDAWAHKFPTYIIRGFSDIITGDIDHYLSRTGMTGFVFEAGQHTDKTSQENHEGVIWLALKEACNLDVSKISTYPECVDRFAKKNAPKQKTFEILYRHGLEDSDEFKMQPGYENFQKIEKGELLAIQNGKEVKSEWDAYIFMPLYQAQGNDGFFVVNEV; this is encoded by the coding sequence ATGAGCGAAGAATTAAATAAAAATGTTCCAAGGATCATTGGGAAATATAGTTCCGAAAAAAAAGGCCCTTTACTATTTGTAACAGCTGGTATTCATGGAAATGAACCTAGCGGAGTGAAAGCGCTAATGAATGTTTTTGAGGAACTGAAAAAGACAAAGCCGCAAATTAGTGGAACTATTGTTGGCGTCTCCGGTAATCAACAGGCTTTAAATGAAAACAAACGCTATATAGATGAAGACCTCAACAGGACATGGACTGAAGAAAATGTAGAAAAAAACCAGCCAGATTCTCATGAGGAAAGAGAAATGTTTGAAATTATTGAAGTTTTAAAAGAGCAATCTAAAGGAGATTTTACCAAACGGTATTTCCTGGATTGTCATACTACTTCTTCTGCAAGCTTACCATATGTTTCCGTTCAGGAGGTGAACGATAATGATGCATGGGCTCATAAATTCCCAACCTATATTATTCGTGGTTTTAGTGATATAATTACTGGTGATATTGACCATTACTTAAGTAGAACGGGAATGACCGGATTTGTTTTTGAAGCTGGTCAACATACAGATAAGACCTCACAGGAGAACCATGAAGGAGTGATCTGGCTGGCATTAAAAGAGGCCTGTAATCTTGACGTCAGCAAAATTTCTACCTATCCCGAATGTGTGGACAGGTTTGCAAAAAAGAATGCGCCTAAACAAAAGACCTTTGAAATTCTTTACAGACATGGTCTGGAAGATTCTGATGAATTTAAAATGCAGCCGGGTTATGAGAATTTCCAAAAGATTGAAAAAGGAGAGCTTTTAGCCATACAGAACGGAAAGGAAGTGAAGAGTGAATGGGATGCTTATATCTTTATGCCATTATATCAAGCACAAGGGAATGATGGTTTTTTTGTTGTAAATGAAGTCTGA
- a CDS encoding carboxymuconolactone decarboxylase family protein, which translates to MYNDNNLKKLSTLEKKSSKAMEAYKAFDKAALEDGSIPKKYKELMAVAVALTTQCPYCIEIHKKAAIDAGASEEELAEATFVVAALRAGGAVTHGTHLMEK; encoded by the coding sequence ATGTATAACGACAATAATCTTAAAAAGTTAAGTACACTGGAAAAGAAATCATCTAAAGCTATGGAAGCTTATAAAGCTTTTGATAAAGCAGCATTAGAAGATGGTTCCATTCCTAAAAAATATAAAGAGTTAATGGCTGTTGCGGTAGCACTAACTACGCAATGTCCATATTGTATCGAAATCCATAAAAAAGCTGCCATAGATGCTGGAGCTTCAGAAGAGGAGCTTGCTGAAGCAACTTTCGTCGTAGCCGCTTTAAGAGCAGGAGGCGCCGTAACCCATGGTACTCATCTTATGGAAAAATAG
- a CDS encoding lactonase family protein yields the protein MKTSIILCFICLVVVNSSIAQEETGKINDSINKIYVGTYTEKEGHVDGKANGIYLLNQNSDTGALKFKGTVAEVMNPSFVKVGKMGKYLFAVSELGPHEGESGFIYSYEILEDGKLKEISKNSTGSFAPCHIALDRSGKYVFVSNYMGGVVMSYKINEDGSLTQNQKINLENPTKSHAHSVKISGDNRYAYIADLGNDKIWIYEFKEGRLSPHEQKYVELEKGAGPRHMSFSRNGSFVYSMNELNSSLSVFEVLKNGGLNLIQNISSLPKTYKQQNSGADIHIHPSGKYIYASNRGHNSIAIFKIEDSGKLSSLDFVPVAGKTPRNFAISPYGKYLYAASQDTGNITTYRINPENGKLKPQEPVFEIKTPVCLEFVK from the coding sequence ATGAAAACTTCAATAATACTATGCTTTATTTGTTTAGTGGTAGTCAATTCTTCGATTGCTCAGGAGGAGACCGGTAAAATAAATGATTCTATTAATAAGATTTATGTTGGAACCTACACAGAAAAAGAAGGCCATGTGGATGGAAAGGCAAATGGTATCTATTTGCTGAATCAAAATTCTGATACCGGAGCGCTCAAATTTAAAGGAACTGTGGCCGAAGTAATGAACCCTTCTTTTGTGAAAGTTGGCAAAATGGGGAAGTACCTTTTTGCGGTAAGCGAGTTAGGACCACATGAAGGGGAAAGCGGTTTTATTTATTCTTATGAAATATTGGAAGATGGGAAACTTAAGGAGATTAGTAAAAATTCAACCGGCAGTTTTGCTCCATGTCATATAGCTCTTGATAGATCGGGTAAATATGTATTTGTAAGTAATTATATGGGCGGAGTGGTTATGTCTTACAAAATAAATGAAGACGGAAGCTTGACGCAAAATCAAAAAATTAATTTAGAAAATCCAACTAAATCCCATGCTCATTCAGTAAAAATTAGCGGTGATAACCGTTACGCTTATATAGCCGATCTTGGAAATGACAAAATTTGGATCTATGAATTCAAAGAAGGACGCTTATCACCTCACGAACAGAAATATGTTGAATTAGAGAAAGGTGCTGGACCGAGACATATGAGTTTTTCCAGAAACGGAAGTTTTGTCTATTCTATGAATGAATTGAATAGCTCGCTAAGCGTTTTTGAGGTTCTTAAAAATGGGGGGCTTAATTTAATTCAAAACATATCTTCACTACCAAAAACTTATAAGCAACAAAATTCTGGAGCAGATATTCACATTCATCCTTCAGGAAAATATATTTATGCATCAAACAGAGGGCATAATAGTATCGCGATTTTTAAAATTGAAGATTCGGGGAAGCTTAGTAGTCTCGATTTTGTGCCTGTAGCGGGAAAAACACCCCGAAATTTTGCAATCTCCCCTTATGGTAAATATTTGTATGCGGCAAGTCAGGATACGGGCAATATCACCACCTATAGGATCAATCCTGAAAATGGAAAGTTAAAACCTCAGGAACCAGTATTTGAAATTAAAACCCCGGTTTGCCTGGAGTTTGTTAAGTAA
- the corA gene encoding magnesium/cobalt transporter CorA, producing the protein MAKRRKLMLRRPKTTKSVNQIPGTMTYVGNKEASETKLDVIDYNLENYERFSSTTPEDAFKFVDEKSVTWFNIDGLSNVAEIEKLGDYYELHPLVMEDIVNTGQRPKIEEYQDYLFIVAKMLYYKNGEIENEHISMIVGKNYVLTFQESDGDVFDPIRERIETAKGRIRSRGADYLMFALLDSIIDNYFLVIDDMSDRIESLEESLFTSRPSDDITYEIQDLKRNILRIRRAVFPLREVISRMEKMDSELIDPHTSNFIRDLYDHIIQISENIDIYREMIWGLMDMYMTTISNKMNEVMKVLTIMASIFIPLTFIAGIYGMNFEYMPELQWEYSYFVLWGVMIIVFLLMLYYFKRKKWI; encoded by the coding sequence ATGGCTAAAAGGAGAAAACTAATGCTGAGGCGTCCCAAAACCACGAAATCTGTAAATCAGATTCCCGGTACCATGACGTATGTGGGAAACAAGGAAGCTTCTGAAACGAAACTGGATGTTATAGACTATAATCTTGAAAATTATGAAAGGTTTAGTTCTACCACCCCTGAAGATGCTTTTAAATTTGTAGATGAAAAAAGCGTTACCTGGTTCAATATTGATGGTTTAAGTAATGTAGCCGAGATCGAAAAGCTTGGAGATTATTATGAGCTACATCCATTAGTGATGGAAGATATTGTGAATACAGGGCAGCGTCCAAAAATTGAAGAATATCAGGACTATCTCTTTATCGTGGCTAAAATGCTTTACTATAAAAACGGAGAGATCGAAAATGAGCATATAAGCATGATCGTAGGGAAGAATTATGTGCTTACTTTTCAGGAGTCTGACGGTGATGTATTTGATCCTATAAGAGAGCGAATAGAAACCGCCAAAGGTAGGATACGATCCCGTGGTGCAGATTATTTGATGTTTGCCTTACTGGATTCTATTATCGATAATTATTTCCTGGTGATCGATGATATGAGTGATCGTATAGAAAGTCTCGAAGAGAGTCTTTTTACTTCCAGACCTAGTGACGATATTACTTATGAGATCCAGGACCTTAAAAGAAATATATTAAGGATTCGAAGGGCGGTTTTTCCACTTCGGGAGGTAATTAGCCGAATGGAAAAAATGGATAGTGAATTAATAGATCCTCATACCAGTAATTTTATCAGGGATCTTTATGACCATATAATTCAAATTTCAGAAAATATAGATATCTATCGGGAAATGATCTGGGGACTTATGGATATGTATATGACCACGATTAGTAACAAAATGAACGAAGTAATGAAGGTGCTAACCATCATGGCAAGTATCTTTATTCCACTGACTTTTATCGCCGGAATCTATGGGATGAATTTCGAATATATGCCGGAATTACAGTGGGAATACAGTTATTTTGTACTTTGGGGAGTAATGATCATTGTTTTCTTATTGATGTTATATTACTTCAAAAGAAAAAAATGGATATAA
- the recQ gene encoding DNA helicase RecQ, with the protein MKEAVLFDTLKEYFGYENFRPLQKKIINSVFEGQDNLVIMPTGGGKSICYQLPAILLPEITLVISPLIALMKDQVDGLNANGVPAAYLNSSQEEADKQAIFQKIDNKEIKLLYVAPESLQFVDRLLVDGKVSLIAIDEAHCISSWGHDFRPAYTQLGYLKNRFPSTPILALTATADKATRNDICKQLNVPKAKKHIASFDRKNLSLEVKPGIKRFEQISQFLRNRQSESGIIYCLSRKTTEELASKLKRKGFKAEAYHAGIDHLNRSKIQDDFINDEKQIICATIAFGMGIDKSNIRWVIHYNMPKNLEGYYQEIGRAGRDGLASDTLLFHSYADVIQLQKFASNAKNEEVQLAKLDRMKQYSEALSCRRKILLGYFGEYLQEDCGNCDICRNPPEFFEGTVIAQKALSCIFRLKASEPISAVIDVLRGSQNELIRRNNYQELSTYAIGKDISWHHWQQYLIQLINLGYIEIAFDRNNHLQLTEQAKKVLFEKEKVYLADVKEEKQNNQAAKSGVAENSLFERLRQLRLKIAKEEDIPAYLIFNDAALKDMEKQRPMSDSEFLLIDGVGRKKMEDYGYRFIKEITAFSKDKREKKPKKKAKKGNTLKETLSLYNEGLNVEEMATERGIAKNTIFTHLVKLYDEGEEINLHQFIPISDLKSIEKAKKELDNPGSLRAYFEHFEEAIPYETIKISLKILEDKES; encoded by the coding sequence ATGAAAGAAGCTGTGTTGTTTGATACCCTCAAAGAGTATTTTGGTTATGAAAATTTTAGACCTTTACAAAAGAAAATAATCAATTCGGTCTTTGAAGGCCAGGACAATCTGGTGATCATGCCTACCGGAGGCGGTAAATCTATTTGTTACCAGCTCCCGGCAATTCTGCTTCCTGAAATAACCCTGGTGATCTCTCCGCTTATTGCTCTAATGAAAGATCAGGTGGATGGATTAAATGCAAACGGAGTTCCTGCAGCTTATTTGAACAGTAGCCAGGAAGAGGCCGATAAGCAGGCTATTTTTCAGAAAATTGATAATAAAGAAATTAAATTATTATATGTTGCCCCGGAAAGCCTTCAGTTTGTAGATCGACTTCTGGTTGATGGTAAGGTAAGTCTAATCGCTATTGATGAAGCACATTGCATTTCTAGTTGGGGGCATGATTTTAGACCGGCATATACACAACTGGGCTACCTGAAAAACCGCTTCCCTTCTACTCCCATACTGGCGTTAACTGCAACTGCAGATAAAGCTACCCGAAACGATATTTGTAAGCAGCTGAATGTGCCAAAAGCGAAAAAACATATCGCTTCCTTTGACCGTAAAAATTTAAGTCTTGAAGTTAAACCCGGAATTAAACGATTTGAACAGATCTCTCAATTTCTTAGAAACCGTCAGAGTGAGAGTGGTATCATTTACTGTTTAAGTAGAAAAACTACCGAAGAACTCGCTTCTAAACTAAAAAGAAAAGGATTTAAGGCTGAAGCATATCATGCAGGGATAGATCATCTAAATCGTTCAAAAATTCAGGATGATTTTATAAATGATGAAAAACAAATCATTTGTGCGACCATAGCTTTTGGAATGGGCATCGATAAATCGAATATTCGCTGGGTAATCCATTACAATATGCCTAAAAATCTCGAAGGATATTATCAGGAAATTGGGCGTGCAGGACGTGACGGTTTAGCTTCAGACACGCTACTTTTCCATAGCTATGCTGATGTAATACAGCTTCAGAAATTCGCATCGAATGCCAAGAATGAAGAGGTTCAGTTAGCGAAATTAGACCGAATGAAGCAATATTCTGAAGCCCTTAGCTGTAGAAGAAAGATTTTGCTTGGCTATTTTGGAGAATATTTACAGGAAGACTGCGGCAATTGTGATATTTGTAGAAATCCTCCGGAATTTTTTGAAGGAACCGTTATCGCTCAAAAAGCGCTTTCCTGTATTTTCAGGCTAAAAGCATCTGAACCTATTTCTGCAGTAATCGATGTACTTCGCGGTTCTCAGAATGAACTTATAAGAAGAAATAATTATCAGGAACTTTCCACTTATGCGATTGGTAAGGATATTTCCTGGCATCACTGGCAGCAGTATCTTATTCAGCTTATAAATCTTGGGTATATAGAGATCGCTTTCGACAGGAACAACCATTTACAATTAACAGAGCAGGCGAAAAAGGTTTTATTTGAAAAAGAAAAGGTCTATCTAGCCGATGTTAAAGAAGAAAAGCAAAACAATCAGGCTGCTAAATCTGGTGTCGCTGAAAATTCATTATTTGAAAGATTACGACAATTACGCCTAAAAATCGCCAAAGAAGAAGACATTCCTGCATATCTCATTTTCAATGATGCTGCACTTAAGGATATGGAAAAACAAAGACCAATGTCCGATTCTGAATTTTTGCTTATAGATGGGGTTGGAAGAAAAAAGATGGAAGATTATGGTTATCGATTTATTAAAGAGATCACCGCTTTCAGTAAAGATAAAAGAGAAAAGAAGCCGAAGAAAAAAGCGAAAAAAGGAAATACTCTCAAGGAAACCTTATCTCTTTATAATGAGGGTTTAAATGTTGAAGAGATGGCAACAGAAAGAGGCATTGCTAAAAACACCATTTTCACCCATCTGGTGAAACTTTATGATGAAGGAGAAGAAATAAACCTACATCAATTTATTCCAATTTCAGATCTTAAATCTATTGAAAAGGCGAAAAAAGAACTTGACAACCCTGGAAGCTTAAGAGCTTATTTTGAACATTTTGAAGAGGCCATCCCTTATGAAACCATCAAAATTTCGCTTAAAATTCTTGAAGACAAAGAAAGTTAA
- a CDS encoding tRNA pseudouridine synthase A: MFRKRFYYFIKVQYLGYRLHGWQKQPDVKTVEGLVTKTLGWVIPDAKYKILGTSRTDAMVSAEESAFELFLDHEPLEDLDGFLHLFNKNLPQDIRALSIEEVDDKFNIIQHSKTKEYAYLFSIGDKFHPFCAPFMANFQEDLDVDRMKEAAKLFHGIHNFRNYCIRVSEKSTFEREMLKSELVENDIYTANFFPEKSYIFHIHASGFLRHQVRLMMGSLVLVGRGELSLQDIEDSLKPDSPQLQMDYIAPASGLILRKIEFE, from the coding sequence TTGTTTAGGAAAAGATTCTATTACTTTATAAAAGTTCAATATTTAGGATACAGATTACACGGATGGCAAAAGCAGCCAGATGTAAAAACAGTGGAAGGTCTGGTGACAAAAACATTAGGTTGGGTAATACCAGATGCAAAATATAAGATTCTTGGAACCAGTAGAACAGATGCCATGGTTTCTGCTGAAGAGTCGGCTTTTGAGTTGTTTCTTGATCATGAACCCCTAGAAGATCTGGATGGTTTTCTCCATTTGTTCAATAAGAACTTACCTCAGGATATTAGAGCCTTAAGTATAGAAGAGGTTGATGATAAGTTCAATATCATTCAGCATTCCAAGACAAAGGAATATGCCTATCTCTTTAGTATTGGTGATAAATTTCATCCATTTTGTGCACCGTTTATGGCTAATTTTCAGGAAGATCTTGATGTTGATAGAATGAAGGAAGCCGCAAAATTATTTCATGGAATTCATAATTTCAGGAATTACTGCATTCGGGTATCCGAAAAAAGTACGTTCGAAAGAGAAATGCTAAAATCTGAACTTGTAGAGAACGATATCTATACCGCTAATTTCTTTCCTGAAAAATCTTATATCTTTCATATTCATGCTTCGGGATTTTTAAGGCACCAGGTTAGACTCATGATGGGAAGCCTTGTATTGGTGGGTAGAGGAGAACTCAGCCTTCAGGATATTGAAGATAGTTTAAAACCGGATAGTCCACAATTGCAAATGGATTATATCGCACCGGCTTCAGGGCTTATTCTTCGGAAAATTGAATTTGAATAA
- a CDS encoding DUF3616 domain-containing protein, with amino-acid sequence MKPNQKKIAHKCLIQFEKGFSNIEDLRTEISSCLATENNLWLSYDEDAGIERLTSTENGYDHHKHYELFDFFDLPAEDNEVDMEALAYEEPYLWFCGSMSLKRNSPSTEDSLGKQLNSLSDVAIDENRFSLGRIPCIKKNGTYELLKETEYNGEKITARMLRGGTKSTELHNALMTDEHLERFMMIPCKDNGFDIEGLAIYNQRIFIGLRGPVLNGYAIILEIGCKEFDGELLLTKNSEEGKLYRKHFIDLNGMGIRELNITKNGDLYLLAGPTMDLDGTISIYKIKGGLPDNHASVIHEPKRLFDVARGAELEHGADKAEGMAFLPNGKLLITYDSPVPGRLEGNTGIWMDCYDLD; translated from the coding sequence ATGAAACCCAACCAGAAGAAAATTGCTCATAAATGTCTTATTCAGTTTGAAAAAGGTTTTTCAAATATTGAAGATCTAAGAACAGAAATCTCAAGTTGTTTAGCTACGGAAAATAATCTATGGCTAAGCTACGATGAAGATGCCGGAATAGAGCGGTTAACCAGTACAGAGAATGGCTACGATCATCATAAACATTATGAATTGTTCGACTTTTTTGATCTTCCAGCAGAAGACAATGAAGTAGATATGGAAGCGCTCGCATACGAAGAACCGTATTTATGGTTTTGCGGGAGTATGAGTTTAAAGAGAAACTCACCCTCTACAGAAGATTCTCTGGGAAAGCAATTAAATAGCCTAAGCGATGTTGCAATAGATGAAAACAGGTTCAGTTTAGGTCGCATACCCTGCATTAAGAAAAATGGCACGTATGAGCTTTTAAAAGAAACTGAATATAACGGTGAAAAAATAACGGCAAGAATGCTTCGCGGCGGAACAAAAAGCACCGAACTACATAATGCTTTAATGACAGATGAACACCTTGAAAGATTTATGATGATCCCATGTAAGGATAATGGATTTGATATTGAAGGTCTTGCTATCTATAACCAAAGAATATTTATAGGTTTACGAGGTCCAGTCTTAAATGGTTATGCTATAATTCTAGAAATTGGCTGTAAAGAATTTGATGGTGAACTGCTCTTGACTAAAAATTCGGAAGAAGGTAAGCTATATAGAAAACATTTTATAGACTTAAATGGCATGGGAATAAGAGAATTGAACATCACAAAAAATGGAGATCTCTACCTTCTTGCAGGACCAACGATGGATCTTGATGGAACCATAAGTATTTATAAAATTAAAGGTGGCCTGCCAGATAATCATGCAAGTGTTATCCATGAACCAAAAAGACTTTTTGATGTAGCCAGGGGTGCAGAATTGGAGCATGGAGCAGATAAAGCTGAAGGGATGGCATTTTTGCCGAACGGTAAACTTTTAATTACATACGATTCTCCTGTACCAGGACGATTAGAAGGTAATACAGGTATATGGATGGACTGTTATGATCTGGATTAA